From the genome of bacterium, one region includes:
- a CDS encoding sigma-70 family RNA polymerase sigma factor: MEQNLKSSSDMQGILKPLDPDIMQILVKNHKRFLSFLSDRVGGVPIAEDLLQQSFKKMVDSPPDIREESNLIRWFYRVINNTLIDYYRAQGAEKRGLTNFKNELKGNTAKEEDSHLEEEVCACFVDLLATLRPEYAHLIRQADLSGRSVSELAQELKITENNLYVKLHRARQALRMSLERACGTCATHGCFNCTCQKC, translated from the coding sequence ATGGAACAAAACTTGAAAAGCTCTTCAGACATGCAAGGCATCTTAAAGCCTTTGGATCCTGATATCATGCAAATCCTCGTCAAAAACCATAAACGGTTCCTTTCTTTTTTATCCGACCGTGTGGGAGGCGTGCCTATCGCCGAGGATTTGCTCCAGCAAAGCTTTAAGAAGATGGTAGACTCTCCCCCTGACATAAGAGAAGAATCCAATTTGATCAGATGGTTTTACCGTGTCATTAATAACACGCTGATTGACTACTACCGGGCGCAGGGCGCAGAAAAGCGCGGCTTAACAAATTTTAAAAACGAGTTGAAAGGAAACACAGCAAAAGAGGAAGATTCTCATCTGGAGGAAGAAGTGTGCGCGTGTTTTGTGGACCTGTTGGCAACCTTACGGCCCGAATACGCCCATTTAATACGACAAGCCGACTTATCGGGGCGCTCGGTATCAGAATTAGCCCAAGAGCTGAAGATCACCGAAAATAACCTCTACGTAAAACTGCACCGGGCCAGACAGGCTTTAAGGATGAGTCTGGAACGCGCCTGCGGCACCTGTGCCACGCATGGGTGTTTCAACTGCACCTGCCAAAAATGCTGA
- a CDS encoding heme-binding domain-containing protein codes for MKKKWLMVLSAIAVVFLLRFFTYTYPERDLAAPPVRCFSKDTPRVDKDGFQIVNPGPGCETLEKINQSYLSTLKPVFMQKCLMCHADSSGQTHPLYVVVPPASWAVAGDIREAKKHMDMTFDFPFQGHGSPVDDLKALQKVTENSSMPPFKYKIMHWQSGLTAQEKKTVLEWVQNSLNQIQNGERK; via the coding sequence ATGAAAAAGAAATGGCTCATGGTTTTGTCGGCGATCGCTGTCGTCTTTTTGCTTCGGTTTTTTACGTATACCTATCCTGAACGTGATCTTGCGGCCCCACCTGTTCGCTGTTTTTCAAAAGATACTCCACGGGTGGACAAGGACGGGTTTCAAATCGTCAATCCCGGCCCCGGTTGTGAAACTCTTGAGAAAATCAACCAAAGCTACCTGAGTACTTTAAAGCCGGTTTTCATGCAGAAATGCCTGATGTGCCACGCCGACAGTAGCGGGCAAACGCATCCTTTATATGTTGTTGTGCCACCCGCCTCGTGGGCGGTTGCCGGCGACATCCGCGAAGCGAAAAAGCACATGGACATGACTTTTGATTTTCCGTTCCAAGGTCATGGCTCTCCCGTGGATGATTTGAAAGCTCTTCAGAAGGTAACTGAAAATAGCAGCATGCCGCCTTTTAAATACAAAATAATGCATTGGCAATCGGGCTTAACCGCCCAGGAAAAAAAGACTGTTTTGGAATGGGTCCAGAACAGTCTCAATCAAATCCAAAATGGAGAAAGAAAATAA
- a CDS encoding multicopper oxidase domain-containing protein, producing the protein MSQKQGPTYTCVMHPQIHSDKPGNCPICGMTLVKEKPKDEMKMPMKKDVQSKHNMGDMKMGENNSMHDMSTMKTPKAKLGPIKTIVNNTPPRVVRYDLHIAETKVNFSGKTKRAIAVNGSIPMPTLTFTEGDTAEIYVHNDMDEETSLHWHGLILPNQYDGVPNLTQMPIKPHTTHLYKFPIIQHGTHWYHSHTKLQEQIGMYGAFIMNKRKEWDIPTLPIVLSEWTDMNPKEVDRSLHSATDWFAIKKGTTQSYGEAIKKGHFGTKLTNEWKRMNAMDVSDVYYDKFLINGKNQNEQPQFKAGDKVRLRIANAGASDYFWLNYAGGKMIVVASDGNDVEPVEVDRLLIAVSETYDVVVTIPQNKSYEFLVTPEDRTKTASLWLGHGEKVAATKLPKLKYFAGMKMMNDMMDMNGNMVEMKGMKMQNQEMDMNTVMYPEVTGAEKPQKKNKKVKVQGADSKMSGHDMHGMSMGDESPEIVTLNYGMLSATKKTTLPPGPVKELKFELTGNMNRYVWTMDNKTVSEADKILIKKGEIVRITLFNNSMMRHPMHLHGHDFRLLNGKGAYSPMKNIIDIMPMETDVIEFAADQSGDWFFHCHILYHMMSGMGRIFHYENSPPNPEIPDPKKAQRQLFKDDRMFHSMARVGIESNGSDGEIMLANTRWKASTLWHLGYQDMHGYESETMVGRYFGRMQWLYPYVGFDVHYKMDGGPKNIFANEGTTWFGQKSNKNNRKAAVAGVQYTLPMLVNADMRVDSDGKLRFQLSREDIPLTSRLRMSLMLNTDKEYMAGLRYIATKYFSISTHYDSDMSLGAGVTFTY; encoded by the coding sequence ATGTCGCAAAAACAAGGTCCAACTTATACTTGTGTGATGCATCCCCAAATCCATTCGGATAAGCCGGGCAATTGTCCGATATGCGGAATGACATTGGTTAAAGAAAAGCCCAAAGACGAAATGAAAATGCCCATGAAAAAGGATGTCCAAAGTAAACATAATATGGGTGACATGAAGATGGGCGAAAATAATTCAATGCATGATATGAGCACCATGAAAACTCCCAAGGCAAAACTTGGTCCCATCAAAACTATTGTGAATAATACGCCGCCGCGTGTTGTTCGCTATGATTTGCATATTGCCGAAACGAAAGTGAATTTTTCTGGTAAAACCAAACGAGCCATTGCTGTCAATGGAAGCATTCCCATGCCCACCCTGACTTTTACTGAAGGCGACACCGCAGAAATATATGTACACAATGACATGGATGAGGAAACATCCCTTCATTGGCATGGCCTTATACTGCCGAATCAATACGATGGTGTCCCCAATCTGACGCAAATGCCCATTAAACCGCACACCACACATTTATATAAATTTCCTATTATTCAGCATGGCACGCATTGGTATCACAGCCATACCAAGCTTCAGGAACAAATCGGTATGTACGGTGCTTTCATCATGAACAAACGAAAAGAATGGGATATTCCGACATTGCCGATTGTGCTGAGTGAGTGGACGGACATGAACCCCAAAGAAGTGGACCGCAGCCTTCACTCGGCGACAGACTGGTTTGCCATCAAAAAAGGAACCACTCAAAGCTACGGAGAGGCCATTAAAAAAGGTCATTTCGGAACGAAGCTTACCAATGAGTGGAAACGCATGAATGCGATGGATGTGAGTGATGTTTATTACGATAAATTCTTGATCAACGGAAAAAACCAAAACGAACAACCTCAATTTAAGGCGGGAGATAAAGTTAGGCTGAGAATTGCCAATGCGGGTGCCTCCGATTATTTCTGGCTTAACTATGCCGGTGGAAAAATGATTGTTGTGGCAAGCGATGGCAATGATGTTGAGCCCGTGGAAGTAGATCGGCTGTTGATCGCCGTGTCTGAAACATACGATGTTGTTGTCACGATTCCTCAAAATAAAAGTTACGAATTTTTAGTCACACCGGAAGACCGCACCAAAACAGCCTCTCTTTGGTTGGGTCACGGCGAAAAAGTTGCCGCTACGAAACTGCCTAAGCTCAAGTATTTTGCCGGCATGAAAATGATGAACGACATGATGGATATGAACGGCAATATGGTGGAGATGAAGGGCATGAAAATGCAGAATCAAGAAATGGATATGAATACAGTGATGTATCCAGAAGTCACGGGTGCGGAAAAACCACAGAAGAAAAACAAAAAAGTTAAAGTGCAGGGAGCTGATTCGAAAATGTCTGGGCATGATATGCACGGCATGAGCATGGGAGATGAAAGCCCGGAGATTGTTACTTTGAATTATGGAATGTTGAGCGCCACCAAGAAGACGACTTTACCTCCTGGTCCGGTCAAAGAATTAAAATTTGAGCTAACGGGCAATATGAATCGCTATGTCTGGACGATGGACAATAAAACAGTGTCGGAAGCCGATAAAATTCTAATCAAAAAAGGTGAGATCGTTAGAATTACACTTTTCAACAACAGTATGATGCGTCATCCGATGCATCTGCACGGGCATGATTTTAGGTTACTCAACGGGAAAGGTGCCTATTCACCGATGAAAAACATCATCGACATCATGCCGATGGAAACGGACGTGATTGAATTTGCGGCCGACCAAAGTGGCGATTGGTTTTTTCACTGCCATATTCTTTATCACATGATGAGTGGCATGGGACGAATTTTTCATTATGAAAATTCACCACCCAATCCGGAAATTCCTGATCCAAAAAAGGCGCAACGCCAATTATTCAAGGATGACAGGATGTTTCATTCGATGGCCAGAGTCGGCATAGAAAGCAACGGGAGTGATGGCGAAATCATGTTGGCCAATACAAGATGGAAGGCAAGTACCCTGTGGCATTTGGGCTATCAGGATATGCACGGTTACGAAAGTGAAACGATGGTGGGCCGCTATTTTGGGCGTATGCAATGGTTGTATCCTTACGTAGGTTTTGATGTTCATTACAAAATGGATGGTGGTCCAAAAAATATCTTTGCCAATGAGGGAACAACGTGGTTCGGCCAGAAAAGTAATAAAAACAACCGTAAAGCGGCTGTTGCGGGTGTGCAATACACGTTACCTATGCTCGTCAATGCCGATATGCGTGTTGATTCGGATGGGAAATTACGTTTCCAATTAAGCAGAGAGGATATTCCGCTCACAAGCCGGCTCCGTATGAGTTTAATGCTTAACACCGACAAAGAATACATGGCGGGGTTGCGCTATATTGCGACAAAATATTTTTCCATTTCTACGCACTACGATAGTGATATGAGCTTGGGAGCTGGAGTTACATTTACTTATTAG